The sequence below is a genomic window from Thermorudis peleae.
GTCGGTGCCCAGCCGGTTGCCGCACGCAGCGCCGTCGCATCGCCGCGCAACACCGGCACGTCGATCGGGCGCAGGCGCGCGGGATCGTCCCGCACTGTCATCGGCACCGTCGCCATCGCGAGCAACTGGTCGACGACCTCACGCAGGCTCCACGATTCGCCACGGGCGATATTGTAGACCTCGCCAGCGTAGCGGACGTCCGCGACCAGCCGATAGGCGCGGACGACGTCACGCACGTCCAGCAGGTCGCGTTCGACGTCCAGATTACCGACGAGCAACACCGGCGGTGCTTGCCCGGCCTCGGCTTGAGCAATCTGCCGGGCGAAGTTGGCAATCGCGAACCGCTCGCTCTGACCCGGGCCGATGTGGGTAAACGGGCGCACCCGTACGACCGGCAGGTGGTAGCTCAAGTAGTACTGCAGGCCGATCATGTCCTGGGCGATCTTGCTGACGCCGTAGGGGCTGATCGGCCGGAAGGGCTGCTGCTCAGTGATCGGCAGTTCTTCCGGATGGACGAGTCCGTAGACATCGGAGGAGCTGACGATCAGCACAACGGGCGGCGGCTCGAGGTGCCGCGCCGCTTCGAGGATGTTGATCTCGCCGACAGCGTTGTTGACGAGCGTGCCTGCTGGGTCAGCATAGGAATGCGGCACGTAGCTGACGGCGGCTAAGTGGAAGATGACGTCCGGCTTCCACTGGGTAAGCGTGCGTCGCGTCAACTCAGCGTTCAACAGGTCGCAGACCAGGTGATGGTGCAACTCTGGGCCAACTGGATGTGGGCGCGCCGACAAGCCGATAATCTCCCAGTTCCCTTCCGCGGCCAGCGTCCGGGCCAGGTGACGACCGGCAAAGCCTGACGCGCCGGTGATCAGGGCGCGCGGCATGGGCACCGCTCCTAGCGCGACGAGACGACGGATGAGAGCTTGGCCTCTTCGCGCAGCACCTCGACCTTGTCCAGGCGCTCCCACGGCAGGTCGAGGTCGGGCCGGCCAAAGTGGCCATACGCGGCGACTTGCCGGTAGATTGGCCGGTTGAGCCCGAGGTGGTGGATAATGGCCGCGGGACGCAAGTCGAAGTGCCGCTCGATCAGCGCACGGATGACCGACTCGTCCACGCGCGCGGTGCCGAACGTCTCGATGTGGATGGCCAAGGGGCGAGCGACGCCGATCGCATAGGAGAGCTGGATCTCGAAGCGATCAGCGAGCCCGGCTGCGACGATATTCTTGGCCACGTAGCGTGCCGCATAGGCTGCTGAGCGGTCGACCTTGGTTGGATCCTTGCCGGAGAAGGCACCGCCACCGTGCCGTGCCATCCCACCGTACGTGTCGACCATGATCTTGCGCCCGGTCAGCCCGGCGTCAGCCATTGGGCCCCCGACGCTGAAGCTGCCGCTCGGGTTGATGAAGCAGCGGGTCTGGCTGTCCATCAACTCCGTCGGGATCGCCTCAGCAATCACGGCCTCGATCAGCTCAGC
It includes:
- a CDS encoding GDP-mannose 4,6-dehydratase, which encodes MPRALITGASGFAGRHLARTLAAEGNWEIIGLSARPHPVGPELHHHLVCDLLNAELTRRTLTQWKPDVIFHLAAVSYVPHSYADPAGTLVNNAVGEINILEAARHLEPPPVVLIVSSSDVYGLVHPEELPITEQQPFRPISPYGVSKIAQDMIGLQYYLSYHLPVVRVRPFTHIGPGQSERFAIANFARQIAQAEAGQAPPVLLVGNLDVERDLLDVRDVVRAYRLVADVRYAGEVYNIARGESWSLREVVDQLLAMATVPMTVRDDPARLRPIDVPVLRGDATALRAATGWAPTIPFAQTLRDILDYWRQVVRGQRGASTV